Genomic window (Ureibacillus composti):
GGTAACATGTAAGAGGCATTATAGACAATGGAATATATCCAAACATTTTGATCTCCTGCATATTCTGCGAAGAATATAACGCCACCAATTGTATGAGCTAAGTAGCGTAAAAAACCACCGATTAAAGTACCAATGACAATATATACACTAATTTTCGTCTTCTTTACTTCCCTTGCAGCTTCTAAAATTTGCTTACGAACAATTGCTGCAAATCCAACAACAGAAAATGCTACTACATAATCCAGTAATGCCTGTGCCCAATGTAAAATGTAGCCACCAAAAATCATTTGTAAAACACCAATGAGTAACCCTGTCATTAGACCAGACGATAGTCCCCAACGAAAGGCCATTAAAATGATCGGTAACATAACAAGGCTAATGGAGCCACCTTGTGCCCATAGTGATAAAGTTAATTTGTCTAAAATCAGACCAATTGCAGCAAAAATGGCAATCTCAACTAGCATTAAAAGTCTTTTATTGTTGTTCATAACAACTCTCCTCTCTATTATTCTGATGTAGAACTTATGAGAAGGAATAGAAAATTACCGCTATACCTGATGAATTGCTTTTGTACATAGGGAGATACTCTACACCCTATCTTGTCCAAAAACGTTTCATCCATTTATTTTTTAAGAAAAAAATAAATGGCACCAGGACAGAGCCTGACGCCATTTGGAGTCGGTTTCTATCCACAATCCCTACGCAAGTGTTAACTTACAGGTTCAAAGAGTTAGTGCAATTCGTGCACAATCTCAGCTGACTTCATCAGCTCCCCTTGTGGTTGATACATCATTATTTATTGTTAGAACGCTTTTATTTTATCAAACTTCCAATATATTTCAACAAGATTAAAAATATTATCTTATGAACCATAACTATTTAAAATACCCATACGTTAAAAAGGAGGATTTTTTTGGAACAGCAATCTAAGGTTATTTCTGCGATCAGCTACCTAAGTATTTTTTTTGCACCTTTCTTACTTCCTTTAATTTTGTATTTTGTTACGAAAGACCAAGAAGTAAAATTTCATGCAAAACGTGCACTCATCTCACATTCAATCCCTACCATACTTGGCCTCTTTTACGGTGTTCTAATTATTATATTTTCCTTTACTGCCAGTATGGACAATGGTGACTTTATATTTATTAGTATAATCATTTCAACTCTAATATACTTTGCGATCACGATTATTATAACTGCCTGGAACATCTTTCAAGCAATTCGAGTATTTCGACGGGAGTTAATTACGTAAAAGTAGGGAATAGTAAACCAATGAATAGTTACTGTCATTTAAAGGAGTGAATCCACTATGAAATTTGGAAAGGTCGTTAAAACTTTAATTAAAATAGCCCCTATAGTTTACCCAATTGTAAAAGACGTTTTGAATAGTCGAAAGGCTTCTAAAAATAATACAAGTCATCATAATAAATACTACAACTAACTAAGAAGTCCCTATATTTGATTAATAAAGGTATGCGAAAAGAATTCGCATACTTTTTTGATTGTTAACGTTACTTCTAAGTAAAATGCCGCTCATCCAAACGATGAACGGCAAAACTCAGTATCATGATTTGAAGATTTACTTAACAAAAATAGAAGTTTTACTATATCCTTCTTTTGATTTTTCTACTTGAAGAATTGCAGGCATAGCTGCTTTTAATTCCGCAACATGCGAAATAATTCCAATCATTCGACCAGACTTTTGTAAATCAATTAATGTATCAATTGCCTTCATTAACGATTCCTCGTCAAGGGACCCGAATCCTTCATCGATAAACATCGTATCTATTCGTACACTTCCCTGGAAGCTTTGAATTACATCTGCCATCCCTAACGCTAAGCATAAGGAGGCGTTAAATTTTTCCCCACCTGATAATGATTTGACGTCACGTGATTGACCTGTATATGAATCATAGACGTCTAAACTTAATCCACTTTGACGACCATGTGATTCTTGTCTGTCTGAGCATTGTAAATAATATTGTCCATTAGATATATTTCTCAACCGAATGTTAGCAGCTTCTGTAATCTGTTCTAAATAACCCATCTGAACATAGCGCTCGAATGATACCTTTTTCCCGTTTTGACCACGTAATAGATTATAAAGATCGACAATTTGATTAGATACTTCTTCCAGTTGGAAAATTTCTTCCGCAATACGATCGAGTTTCTCTGAAAAGTCGATACAGTTTCGTTCATAAGTTTCCGTTAAATTTAAAGTTTTTTGCGCTTCCTCATAAGCTGCTTTTAATTCTTCTAACATTCTTTCTGCTTCAGTTAAATCTACTTTCTCTTTGCCTTTTAATAGTTCTGCTTCCTCTGTAATTTGACTAGTTAAGGAATGGAGCTCAGTTGTAAAATTCATATATTGTTGTTGGAGTTGCTGTTGTTCTCTTTCTGAACGGATAGCCTCCTTAAATTGCTGATAATTTTCAAAACCTGCTGCATTTAAAGCCGTTCTAAATTGCTCTTTCGCACTTTGTAAGTTAGCTTCAGATTGCTTAACTAAGTCTGTTTGATATCTGAGGGATTCTTCTGTTTTTGCAACTAAATTTTGTACATGTTGATATTGTTTTTGAACATGTTCCCAAGCCATTTGATGTTGGTTTTTAAACGATTCCGCAGTAGTGAGTGCCTGCTGTAATTGGGATAAATGTTGGAATTCTTCTGGTATCGCATTACGTTGTTGCTCTAATACTGTATTCTCCTTAAGGAATTGCTCTTTTATTTGGCGTTCATGTTCTTCTAAATGCTTTCTTTGTTGCTCAAGTTGATTACTGTCTTGTTGTAATTGTTTTAATTGATTTTTATTTTTTACAAGCTTTTCTTTTCCTACTTGCAATCGTTGTACAAGCTCATTGATTTCGTTAAATCGGTTAGTCAATTCTTCTTGTTGTTCAATTGTTGCTTCCAATTGGTTAAGTTCAAGTAAACTTTGATTAAGTTGATTTGTAATAGCCAAAAAATTTGCTTCTGCAGTAGATTTCCTTTGTTGCGCTTCTGAGTAAATGGCTTTCAATCTTTTTAACTCATTTTCATCTATCATGTCATTTATTTCACCATGGGTAACGTTGTGATCTGTACTACCACATACAGGACATGGACTACCTGGCAAAAGCTTTGTCGCAAGTATTGCCGCTTGATTATTAATCCATCTATTTTCTTCAAGTTCGTAATCTTCTTTGGCTACTTGATATTGTTTAGTAACAAACTCACATTCATTCTTTAAATTGAGCACTTGTCCATTCAAGCTATGATATTGTTTATACATATTCATGATTTCACGTAAATGAATTTGCTCCTCTTTCGCCTCATCAAGTTGGTCAACTTCTTTTTCAAGTTGCTCAATAACGAATGCAATTTTCTCAATTTCATCTTTTTTAGTTGCTAGTAATTTTACCACCTGCTCAAGTGATGAAGAGGCTTGCTCTGTTTCTTTATATAAATTTTGCACAAGAATTGTTTGGTGATTCATTTTTTCATAAACTGGGAGTAATTGCTGTAGATTCATTACACGTTTAAAGGCTTCATCTCGTTCAGTTTGCTTTTGCTCTTCAAGGATAAACTCCTTGTGAATCTTTTGAAGAGAATCCTTAGTAGCCTCAAATTGAAGTGTTACCTCTTGAAGTTTTTCTTGTTCTTTTATTTTCGCTTGAGATAGCGAGATACATTGGTCATTTAAGGGTTTTATTTGACTTGCCCGAATGGCCTCATCATATTGTGTTTTCAAATTCTCAAAATACGTTTTTTGTTGCTCTAATTGTTGTAACTTCTCAATCTTCTTTTCATGTGCCTCGATACGTTCATTAAACGTCTTATCCGCAACATATAATCTTTGTCTCTCCTGAAACTGATCGAAGGACTCTTGATATTTCTTTTGATCATCCTTTACTTTTTGCTGATAATACACAAACTCTTCTTGTAGGGCATCTTGAATTTGAAAAATATTACCGTTTTGTTCTAGTAATGTAAATAGATATGAATCATCACGTTTAGGAAGGACACCTGATAATTGACCGATATAAGTATTTTTCAATATTTTTGCTTCATTGAGTTTTTCCTCAGCCTGACGTTTTTTTTCCTCTAATTTCTTCGTCATTTCTCCGTAGCGATTCGTTTTAAAGATTTTTCGTAAGATTTCTTCTTTGTTATCAGATTGAGAAGTTAATAGTTTTCGAAACTCACCTTGTGGTAACATAACGATTTGACTGAATTGGTCGTATGTTAAACCAATGATTTCCTCAAGCTTTTGATTGATATCTGTTACTTTTTGACGTTCCACAACAGGTACTTCTTGATCATCAGATACTATTTCAAAGAACTCATATTTTTCCCCTGTTGCTGATTTTCTACCTTCTTTTACATGTGGTAATTGTCGTAGTACTCGGTAATGTCGACCGTGAATCTCAAAAATCAACTCCACTGCTGTATGAACTTGATCATCGGCAAAATCACTTCTGAGCATTTTGGTATCTTTACGATCTTGTCCACTTCCATAGCCATATAAGGCAAAACAAATCCCATCAAAGATAGTTGTTTTTCCGGCACCAGTTGAACCAGAAATAACAAAAAGTCGATGGTCTTGTAACTTTGTAAAATCAATAACTTCTTCGTTTTTATAGGGACCAAACGCTCTCATTGTTAATTTGATTGGTTTCATCGATTCATCACCGTCACTTTACTTTCACGTTCTTCGTTTAACATTTCTTGTAAAATTTCTTCAAATAATTGAACCGAAATTTCAGTAGGTTCAGCACCTAGAATTTCATTATGGAATGCTTTGAATAGACTCATATCATCCATTTGTTCTCTTCGAACTGCATGCCCCTCTACAGTTTCCTCAAGTAGTGGTAATGATTTACGTTCAACATGCATGGCATTCGGATAAACTGTACGAATTTGCTCCATCGCACCCACTACTGGCGTTAAGTCAGTCAGTCGCACAAAAACATAGTCCTCACTTTGAGGATGTCTCAAAATTTCTTGAATTGTTCCTTCCACAATTCTTATGTCTCTTCTCGGGATGAATGCACGCTTTGTAATGGTTGCTTGTCCGTCTTTATCTAAGTCAACAATTAAAAATCCCTTTTCATGAGTCGCTTCAGAAGAAGAGTATTTTAATGGAGATCCTGAATAGCGAATGGTTTCATTTAATACATAATGGGCTTTATGTAAGTGCCCTAATGCTGTGTAATGAAATGGGTGAAAATATTCTGCACTTACACATTCTGTCCCACCAATTGCGAGTGGACGTTCAGAATCACTTGTATTTTCTTCTCTTTCCCCATGAGGTGTAACAAATGCGTGCGAAATCATGACATGTCTTTTTGACTTGTCCATATTCTCTTCAATCATATCGATTATTTTTTTCATTGCTTCATCGTACGTAGAGATGGATGGATCTTCAAAGATGTGTTTCACAGTTGATGGTTCGGCAAAGGGTACCAGATAAAAATTCACTTCTCCAAACTCGTCTTGTAATACAACGGTTTTAATGTCCTTATTTAAAACCCCTGCAATGTGCAAGCCACTTTCCCTCATCAACTTACTACCGAACTGAAGGCGAGTTGGACTATCGTGGTTTCCTGCAATACTTAATACCGGTACTTTGCGTTTCATAACGATTTCCGCAAGTAAATCATCTAGTAAATCAACAGCTTCGACGGGAGGCAGTGCGCGGTCATATAAGTCACCCGCAATAATTACAACATCTGGTTTTTCTTCATCAATTGCATCTAAAAATTGCTGTAACACAATGCGTTGGTCCTCCGTCATGTAGACCCCTTGTACAAGCTTTCCTAAATGCCAATCTGCAGTATGAAAAATCTTCATCTAAGTTCGACCTCCATCTTAATAGATAGATATATTGTAACATGATTAAATAAAAAAAGACCATTTTCTACGAACAAACATTCGTCAAAAATAGTCTTTTGTGGTATATATTCTCTTATCTTTCGATCTTGGCTTAGAAGGCCCAACTACCCTTACGGAAGATTGGAACTTCTGTGCCATCAGGTAAAATCCCGTCAATATCCATTTCAGGCCCGCCGATCATAAAATCTTCGTGAGTAATGGATGTGTTGATTCCTAGTGATTCTAGTTGTCCTTCTGATAATTCACGGCCACCTTCGAAGCAAGTAGGATATGCCTCCCCAATAGCTAAATGGTTTGAAGCATTCTCATCAAACAATGTGTTGTAATAAAGAATTCCAGAAGAAGAAATTGGAGATTCGTGCGGGACTAATGCAACTTCTCCTAAAAATGCTGAGCCTTCGTCTGCGGTAATAAGTTCTTGTAATAAATCATTTCCTACTTCAGCTTCTGCTTTAACAATTTTCCCTTTTTCAAACGTAAGGGTAAACTGATCGATAATGTTTCCTTGATAAGCTAAAGGTTTCGTATTGCTAACATAGCCATTTACACCATATTTTAATGGAAGTGTATAAACTTCCTCTGTTGGCATGTTGGCAATGAATGTTGTTCCATCTGGAGCCTTGCTGCCACCTGTTAACCAAATATGCTTTTCAGGTAACTCAATTGTTAAATCAGTACCTGGCGCTTTATAATGTAATTTCGCAAACTTTTTACTGTTTAATTGAGCTGCACGGTCTTCTAGATTTGCCACATGTTTACGCCAGTTTTCAACTGCATCTCCCTCACCAATGCGAACTGTTTTAAAGATTGCATCAAATAAAGCATCCACTTGTTCTTTTTGAGGTAGATTTGGAAATACCTTTGCTGCCCACTTTAGTGATGGAACCGCAATAATAGACCAAGCTATATCATCATTCATGACCGCTTTACGATAATTAACTAATGCACTTCCTGCTGCCTTTTGCTGTGCAGATAGACGGCTAACTGGAATTCCGGCAAGTAGATCCGGATCCTCTGCATCAATCCATAAAAGAGCACCTTTACGTTCGATTAATTCATCACGCTGTGCCACAATCCACTTTGGGTACTTACTAAATTCTTCTTCTGCACCGTGTTCATAAAATGCACGGGAAATCGTTGGATCAGTTAAATTTACGTGAACTTTTCCAGCACCTGCTTCATATGCTTTTTTAACTACAATACGAGCAAAATCTAATGCATCTGTAGAAGTGTTTATTAATAAGTATTGACCTTTTTGAATATTAACGCCAACTTTAACGGCAAGCTCAGCGTATTGTTCTAACTTTTCTTCAAAAGTCATTATTTATTTCCTCCTTTACTAGCTACAGTTTTGGAATTCCCTTCAACAATTTCTCCTTTATACCAAATCTTTTGAACAGGTTTTTTCTCTAATTCACGGAGTAATTTTTTATACGTTTTCTCATCTTTATATGCAAGTAACGTCAAAACTTCACCATCTGCACCCGCGCGACCTGTACGACCAGAGCGGTGTGTATATTGTTCAATTGTGTGAGGAACATCCACATGAATAACATGCGTAAGACCTTCAATATCCAAACCACGAGCGGCAATATCCGTAGCAATTAATATACGAGCTTCACCTTTTCTAAAGTCATCAAGTGATTTTTTTCGTTCCTCTTTTTTCATATCTGAATGTAAGGTTACAACTTTTGCATCTTTATATTTAAGTTTTGTTTCTTTCATTAATACTTGGTCAATATTATTGACAAATGCTAGACCGCGCACGCCTTCAATACTCGCAAGTCGTCTTAGCATATCTGTTTTATCTCGTTCGTCTACTTTAATGAAGGAATGAACGACCTTGCCTACCTGTACCATATCTTCTGGTTTAATTGCAATATGAACCGGTTCAAACATCATTCGACTCGCCACCAATTTTATTTCATCTGTAATTGTTGCAGAAACAACAACCACTTGACGACCGTATGCAGCACCTTCAATAAAGGACTTAATAACCACTCGATATTCACGACTTAGTAATTGATCGCATTCATCTAATACAACAATATCGATTTCTTTAAGCTTTAATTTATTTGAACGAGCAAGTTCGTTTAATCGCCCAGGTGTCCCTACGACAATTGTTGGCTTTTTCTTTAATTTTTCAATTTGGCGAGCTGAATTGGCACCACCAATTAATTGTTGTACCGTAATATCCGTTCCAACAATCCAATCACGAATAACTTCAACAATCTGCATTGCGAGTTCTTGAGAAGGGGCAACAATTAGCGCTTGCGTTTTCTTTTTACTACCATCTACTTTATTTAAAATTGGTAGAACATATGCTAATGTTTTTCCTGATCCAGTTGGAGATTCTGCCACAATATCTTTCCCTTCAAGCATTGCAGGAATCATCTCATCTTGGATTTTCATTGTTCTTTCAAAATTCCATTTACTCTGTAACGTTTCATTCAATAATTCAATTACTGACATTCTTTTAACCACCTTTATCTACTTGCGTTTAGTGTACCATAATGTAGTTAAATTACACGATTGTTACACATAAAAGGGAAACTAAATTACAATTGTATGCCCTTATTTTCAAAAAAAATGAGCCTTCTCCCTAAAGAGAGCGGCTCATTAATATCATTTATTCGTTTAGTTGATAACCACAAGTTACAATTGCCGTCTCAGCTAACACAATCAATGAATCAATATAAAATTCTGATAATCGTAAATCTTTATTCACGATAGAAAGCTCTGTGCAGCCTAATATGACTTGGTCACATTTTAATTCAACCATTGCTTGCTCAATTTTAATCCATTGTTGCTCGCTTACGTCTTTTCCTGCTTTAACAAAATCATAAATGATGGACATTACTTCTTTTTGAATTTCTTCATCTGGGAGTACAGGTTCAATGCCTACTTCTAACAAAGCATTTTGATATACTTTGGAAGCAAGTGTGCCGTCAGTAGCTAAAACACCGACTCGTTTAGCTCCACGCTTTGCAGCATATTTTGCAGTCTCTCGAATCATATGAAGAACCGGTACCGATGATGCACTCTGCATTTCATTGTAAAAAGTATGTGCTGTATTACAAGGAATACAAATAACGTCTGCCCCTACTGAAATTAACTTTTTCACATCTCGAGTTAAAAAAGGAACCGGGTTTTCTTTTGTTTGGTCTAAAATATATGCCGTACGATCTGGGATTGACGTATCGTTGTCGATGATTGTGTGAAGATGGTCTTGGTCTTTTACTGCGTTTGTACGGCGAACAATCATTTCTCCAAGAAACATTGTTGCTAAAGGACCAACTCCACCGATAATTCCTAATATTTTTTTCATGATATTACAAACCTTTTTGTTTAAAGTTTTTTATGTCTTAATAGATATTATACCCCTTCTAGAATAATCGCAATTCCTTGACCTCCACCAATACAAAGGCTAGCTAACGCATACTTTCCTCCGCGTCGCTTTAGCTCATACATACTTGATAGAGTGATTCTTGTTCCACTTGCACCGACGGGATGACCTAATGCAATTGCACCTCCATTTACGTTCGTCTTATCACGTTTGAGATGAAGCTCTTTTTCAACTGCTAAGTATTGAGCTGCAAAAGCCTCATTCACTTCAATTAAATCCATTTCTTCTATTGTTAAGTTGGCACGATGTAGTGCTTGTTTAATTGCAGGGACTGGTCCAATTCCCATAATCGTTGGGTCGACACCCGCGACTCCCCATGAAACAATCTTCGCTATAGGTTTTAAATTATTTTCTGAAACGGCTTTTTCACTTGCCACAATAATTGATGCAGCTCCGTCATTAATTCCTGACGAATTTCCAGCTGTAACAGTTCCATCCTTTTTAAATGCAGGGCGAAGATTAGATAATTTTTCTAGTGTAGAATCTTCTTTTATGTGTTCATCTTGGTCTATTTTCAGTTCAGTTTTTCTTGTTTTTATTGTAACTGGTACGATTTCTTCCTGAAAGTATCCAGCGTTGCGCGCAGCTATTGCTCTTTTATGAGATAGGATGGAATATTCATCTTGTGCTTCTCTTGATATGTCGTACTGTTCAGCTAGTTTTTCAGCTGTCATTCCCATACCTGAACCTGTATATTGATCTGTTAACGTAGCTTGGAGCATATCAACAAATTGAAGATTTCCTAACTTTGAACTACTAAAGCGCTGCTCGAAATTTGCATAGGGGGATTGGGACATATTTTCTGTACCACCTGCTAATATAATCTCACCTTCCCCTAGTAAAATATGTTGTGCTGCCGTTACGATTGATTGCAAACCAGATCCACATAATCGATTTAAGGTTAGTGCCGGTACTTCTTTTGGGATGCCTGTCTTTAAACCAATATGCCTTGCTAAATAAGCAGCATTGTCACTCGTTGGAATGACCCCACCATAAATAACATGATCAATTTGTTCTGGCTCAACATTCGACCTATTTAAGGCTTCAATTGCAGTGGCGGTTGCCAAATCCACCGCACTTACCCCTGCAAATGAGCCTCCAAAAGAAGTAAATGCCGTCCTCGCCCCATCAACTAAATATACGTCTCCCATTAGTATCCCCCTCTAACTTTTGTTCTTGAATTGTGTATGTACCTGGTACCCGTACGATTCTGAATTGTTCTTGAATTGTGTGTGTACCTGGTACCCAATTGATTCTGAATTGTCTCCGAATTGTGTGTGTACCTGGTACCCGAATGATTCTGAATTGTCTCCGAATTGTGTGTGTACCTGGTACCCAATTGATTCTGAATTGTCTCCGAATTGTGTGTGTACCTGGTACCCGTACGATTCTGAATCGTCTCCCAATTGTGTGTGTACCTGGTACTCTAAAAATACTTAGGATAATATGTGCTTTGCGATGATCCCTTTCATTATTTCTGTTGTCCCTGCGTAAATGGCAGCTACTGGGATATCTCGATATCTTCTAGCAATCTCGTATTCTTCCATATAGCCATAGCCACCATGAAGCTGAAGGCACTGTGATGCTACGCGCTTCGCCATTTCACTGATCCACCATTTTGCCATCGAAACTTCTTTTACAATTTGTTCTCCAGCATTGTGTCTTGAGACAAGCGAATTTACATATGTTCGTCCAATATCAATTTCTGTAGCCATTTCAGCAAGTTTGAATTGTGTATGTTGAAATTCTGCTATTTGACGACTGAAGGCTTTTCTTTCTTTCACATACTTAGTCGTAATACGAAGCATTTCTTCCGCTTCTATCTGGACTTCAATTGCTACTAATAAGCGTTCCTGTTGTAAATTCTCCATCAAGTAATAAAAACCTTTTCCCTCTTCACCTAATAAATTACTTACAGGAACTTTTGCATCCTCAAAAATCAATTCCCCAGTATCTGAAGAATGCATGCCTATTTTATTTAACTTTTTACCGCGCTTAAAACCAGCTGTTCCATCCTCAACCACAATTAAACTAATGCCTCGATAGGCGGGAGATGCGTGTGGATCAGTTTTACAAACCACAACAACGTAATTAGCGTTCATTGCGTTAGTGATGAATGTCTTTTCTCCATTTAGTATGTAATATTCACCTTGGCGGACAGCAGTTGTTTGGATACCAGCTAAATCTGAACCCGCACCTGGTTCTGTCATAGCAATGGCTGAAATATATTCACCCGTAACACTTTTGGGGAGCCATTTTTCTTTCTGTTCTTTTGTCCCGTATTGCTCAATATATGGAGTAACGATATCAGAATGTAGAACAATACCGCTCGCTAAGCCTGCCCCTACTCTCTCCAATTCTTCTGCTAAAACCATAGAAAAACTAAAATCTAGCCCGAGACCTCCATGCTCTTCTTTTACCATTGGACATAAAAAACCATTCTCACCTAGCTTGGACCAAAAGGATTTTGGAATTTCCCGTTTGTCTTCCCACTCTTCAAAAAACGGATAAGCCTCTTTGTCCAACATTTTACGCAGTGATTTTCGATACATATCATGCTCTTCCGTAAAAAATCTATAAGACATTTCCATCTCCTCCAAATGACTCGACTTTAAATTCTGGCTTGACCAAGTATTCCTTTCTTGAAAACTTGGTTTTTATTGTAAGGTCAATTAACCTAGACTCCACTCTT
Coding sequences:
- a CDS encoding DEAD/DEAH box helicase translates to MSVIELLNETLQSKWNFERTMKIQDEMIPAMLEGKDIVAESPTGSGKTLAYVLPILNKVDGSKKKTQALIVAPSQELAMQIVEVIRDWIVGTDITVQQLIGGANSARQIEKLKKKPTIVVGTPGRLNELARSNKLKLKEIDIVVLDECDQLLSREYRVVIKSFIEGAAYGRQVVVVSATITDEIKLVASRMMFEPVHIAIKPEDMVQVGKVVHSFIKVDERDKTDMLRRLASIEGVRGLAFVNNIDQVLMKETKLKYKDAKVVTLHSDMKKEERKKSLDDFRKGEARILIATDIAARGLDIEGLTHVIHVDVPHTIEQYTHRSGRTGRAGADGEVLTLLAYKDEKTYKKLLRELEKKPVQKIWYKGEIVEGNSKTVASKGGNK
- a CDS encoding exonuclease SbcCD subunit D → MKIFHTADWHLGKLVQGVYMTEDQRIVLQQFLDAIDEEKPDVVIIAGDLYDRALPPVEAVDLLDDLLAEIVMKRKVPVLSIAGNHDSPTRLQFGSKLMRESGLHIAGVLNKDIKTVVLQDEFGEVNFYLVPFAEPSTVKHIFEDPSISTYDEAMKKIIDMIEENMDKSKRHVMISHAFVTPHGEREENTSDSERPLAIGGTECVSAEYFHPFHYTALGHLHKAHYVLNETIRYSGSPLKYSSSEATHEKGFLIVDLDKDGQATITKRAFIPRRDIRIVEGTIQEILRHPQSEDYVFVRLTDLTPVVGAMEQIRTVYPNAMHVERKSLPLLEETVEGHAVRREQMDDMSLFKAFHNEILGAEPTEISVQLFEEILQEMLNEERESKVTVMNR
- a CDS encoding acetyl-CoA C-acetyltransferase, with amino-acid sequence MGDVYLVDGARTAFTSFGGSFAGVSAVDLATATAIEALNRSNVEPEQIDHVIYGGVIPTSDNAAYLARHIGLKTGIPKEVPALTLNRLCGSGLQSIVTAAQHILLGEGEIILAGGTENMSQSPYANFEQRFSSSKLGNLQFVDMLQATLTDQYTGSGMGMTAEKLAEQYDISREAQDEYSILSHKRAIAARNAGYFQEEIVPVTIKTRKTELKIDQDEHIKEDSTLEKLSNLRPAFKKDGTVTAGNSSGINDGAASIIVASEKAVSENNLKPIAKIVSWGVAGVDPTIMGIGPVPAIKQALHRANLTIEEMDLIEVNEAFAAQYLAVEKELHLKRDKTNVNGGAIALGHPVGASGTRITLSSMYELKRRGGKYALASLCIGGGQGIAIILEGV
- a CDS encoding DUF4870 domain-containing protein — its product is MEQQSKVISAISYLSIFFAPFLLPLILYFVTKDQEVKFHAKRALISHSIPTILGLFYGVLIIIFSFTASMDNGDFIFISIIISTLIYFAITIIITAWNIFQAIRVFRRELIT
- a CDS encoding aminopeptidase gives rise to the protein MTFEEKLEQYAELAVKVGVNIQKGQYLLINTSTDALDFARIVVKKAYEAGAGKVHVNLTDPTISRAFYEHGAEEEFSKYPKWIVAQRDELIERKGALLWIDAEDPDLLAGIPVSRLSAQQKAAGSALVNYRKAVMNDDIAWSIIAVPSLKWAAKVFPNLPQKEQVDALFDAIFKTVRIGEGDAVENWRKHVANLEDRAAQLNSKKFAKLHYKAPGTDLTIELPEKHIWLTGGSKAPDGTTFIANMPTEEVYTLPLKYGVNGYVSNTKPLAYQGNIIDQFTLTFEKGKIVKAEAEVGNDLLQELITADEGSAFLGEVALVPHESPISSSGILYYNTLFDENASNHLAIGEAYPTCFEGGRELSEGQLESLGINTSITHEDFMIGGPEMDIDGILPDGTEVPIFRKGSWAF
- a CDS encoding amino acid racemase translates to MMKKILGIIGGVGPLATMFLGEMIVRRTNAVKDQDHLHTIIDNDTSIPDRTAYILDQTKENPVPFLTRDVKKLISVGADVICIPCNTAHTFYNEMQSASSVPVLHMIRETAKYAAKRGAKRVGVLATDGTLASKVYQNALLEVGIEPVLPDEEIQKEVMSIIYDFVKAGKDVSEQQWIKIEQAMVELKCDQVILGCTELSIVNKDLRLSEFYIDSLIVLAETAIVTCGYQLNE
- a CDS encoding SMC family ATPase; the protein is MKPIKLTMRAFGPYKNEEVIDFTKLQDHRLFVISGSTGAGKTTIFDGICFALYGYGSGQDRKDTKMLRSDFADDQVHTAVELIFEIHGRHYRVLRQLPHVKEGRKSATGEKYEFFEIVSDDQEVPVVERQKVTDINQKLEEIIGLTYDQFSQIVMLPQGEFRKLLTSQSDNKEEILRKIFKTNRYGEMTKKLEEKKRQAEEKLNEAKILKNTYIGQLSGVLPKRDDSYLFTLLEQNGNIFQIQDALQEEFVYYQQKVKDDQKKYQESFDQFQERQRLYVADKTFNERIEAHEKKIEKLQQLEQQKTYFENLKTQYDEAIRASQIKPLNDQCISLSQAKIKEQEKLQEVTLQFEATKDSLQKIHKEFILEEQKQTERDEAFKRVMNLQQLLPVYEKMNHQTILVQNLYKETEQASSSLEQVVKLLATKKDEIEKIAFVIEQLEKEVDQLDEAKEEQIHLREIMNMYKQYHSLNGQVLNLKNECEFVTKQYQVAKEDYELEENRWINNQAAILATKLLPGSPCPVCGSTDHNVTHGEINDMIDENELKRLKAIYSEAQQRKSTAEANFLAITNQLNQSLLELNQLEATIEQQEELTNRFNEINELVQRLQVGKEKLVKNKNQLKQLQQDSNQLEQQRKHLEEHERQIKEQFLKENTVLEQQRNAIPEEFQHLSQLQQALTTAESFKNQHQMAWEHVQKQYQHVQNLVAKTEESLRYQTDLVKQSEANLQSAKEQFRTALNAAGFENYQQFKEAIRSEREQQQLQQQYMNFTTELHSLTSQITEEAELLKGKEKVDLTEAERMLEELKAAYEEAQKTLNLTETYERNCIDFSEKLDRIAEEIFQLEEVSNQIVDLYNLLRGQNGKKVSFERYVQMGYLEQITEAANIRLRNISNGQYYLQCSDRQESHGRQSGLSLDVYDSYTGQSRDVKSLSGGEKFNASLCLALGMADVIQSFQGSVRIDTMFIDEGFGSLDEESLMKAIDTLIDLQKSGRMIGIISHVAELKAAMPAILQVEKSKEGYSKTSIFVK
- the thiT gene encoding energy-coupled thiamine transporter ThiT produces the protein MNNNKRLLMLVEIAIFAAIGLILDKLTLSLWAQGGSISLVMLPIILMAFRWGLSSGLMTGLLIGVLQMIFGGYILHWAQALLDYVVAFSVVGFAAIVRKQILEAAREVKKTKISVYIVIGTLIGGFLRYLAHTIGGVIFFAEYAGDQNVWIYSIVYNASYMLPATIITAVVGALIFSAAPRLLKTK
- a CDS encoding acyl-CoA dehydrogenase family protein gives rise to the protein MSYRFFTEEHDMYRKSLRKMLDKEAYPFFEEWEDKREIPKSFWSKLGENGFLCPMVKEEHGGLGLDFSFSMVLAEELERVGAGLASGIVLHSDIVTPYIEQYGTKEQKEKWLPKSVTGEYISAIAMTEPGAGSDLAGIQTTAVRQGEYYILNGEKTFITNAMNANYVVVVCKTDPHASPAYRGISLIVVEDGTAGFKRGKKLNKIGMHSSDTGELIFEDAKVPVSNLLGEEGKGFYYLMENLQQERLLVAIEVQIEAEEMLRITTKYVKERKAFSRQIAEFQHTQFKLAEMATEIDIGRTYVNSLVSRHNAGEQIVKEVSMAKWWISEMAKRVASQCLQLHGGYGYMEEYEIARRYRDIPVAAIYAGTTEIMKGIIAKHILS